Below is a window of Pseudomonas eucalypticola DNA.
CGAAAAGGGTGTACCGGCCGGCGTAATATTCGAGGCGCTGGAGATTGCTCTGGCAACCGCTACCAAGAAGCGCTTCGAGGATGAAGTGGACCTGCGTGTGGAAATCAACCGCCACACCGGTGCCTATGAAACGTTCCGTCGCTGGGCAGTGGTCGAGGATGAAGACCTGGACGACCCGGCGATCGAGTTGGCCGTCGACCAGGCCCAGGCCAAGAAGCCGGGCGCCGTTGCCGGCGACGTGATCGAAGAGAAGATCGAGTCGATCGAATTCGGCCGTATCGCAGCACAAACCGCCAAGCAGGTGATTGTCCAGAAAGTTCGTGAAGCCGAGCGCGCCCAAGTGGTTGACGCCTACCGCGAGCGCCTGGGCGAGATCATCTCCGGTACTGTCAAGAAGGTTACCCGTGACAACGTCATCGTGGACCTTGGCAACAACGCCGAAGCCCTGCTGGCCCGCGAGGACATCATTTCTCGCGAAACTTTCCGAGTCGGTGTGCGCCTGCGTGCCCTGCTCAAGGAAATCCGCACCGAGAACCGCGGTCCTCAGCTGATCCTGTCGCGTACCGCGCCGGAAATGCTGATCGAACTGTTCCGCATCGAAGTGCCGGAAATTGCCGAAGGCCTGATCGAAGTGATGGCTGCGTCCCGTGACCCGGGTTCGCGTGCCAAGATTGCGGTCCGCTCCAAGGACAAACGCATCGACCCTCAAGGTGCCTGCATCGGTATGCGCGGTTCGCGCGTCCAGGCAGTCTCCGGTGAATTGGGCGGTGAGCGTGTGGATATCGTCCTGTGGGATGACAACCCCGCGCAGTTCGTGATCAACGCGATGTCCCCAGCTGAAGTGGCGGCGATCATTGTCGACGAAGATGCCCATGCAATGGACATCGCCGTTGGCGCTGACAATCTGGCTCAGGCCATTGGTCGTGGTGGTCAGAACGTGCGTCTGGCCAGCCAGTTGACTGGCTGGACCCTGAACGTGATGACCGAATCGGACATCCAGGCCAAGCAGCAAGCGGAAACCGGCGACATCCTGCGCAACTTCATCGACGAGCTGGAAGTCGACGAAGAGCTGGCGCAGGTGCTGGTGGACGAAGGCTTCACAAGCCTGGAAGAGATTGCCTACGTACCGTTGGAAGAAATGCTCAACATCGACGGCTTTGACGAGGACATCGTCAACGAGCTTCGCGCTCGGGCCAAGGATCGACTGTTGACCAAAGCCATCGCTACTGAGGAAAAGCTGGCAGACGCCCATCCGGCCGAAGACCTGCTCTCGCTTGAGGGTATGGACAAGGATTTGGCGATGGAACTGGCGGTGCGCGGCGTGATTACCCGCGAAGACCTGGCCGAGCAGTCTATTGATGACCTGCTCGACATCGACGGCATTGACGATGATCGTGCCGGCAAGTTGATCATGGCCGCCCGAGCCCACTGGTTCGAGTAATTAGGCGCGGCCTGAGGAGAGAAGTGCATGACGCAAGTCACGGTGAAAGAACTGGCCAAAGAGGTCGCCGCACCGGTAGAGCGCCTGTTGCAGCAGATGCGTGAGGCAGGTCTGCCGCACACCGACGCCGGACAAGTTGTGACCGATAATGAGAAGCAGGCTCTGCTGGCTCATTTGAAAAGCAGCCACAAGGCTAAAGCGGAAGAACCGCGCAAGATTACCTTGCAGCGCAAGACCACCAGCACCCTGCGTGTGGCTGGCAGCAAGAGCATCAGCGTAGAAGTACGCAAGAAGAAAGTATTCGTGCAGCGCAGCCCGGAAGAAATCCAGGCCGAGCAGAAGCGCGAGCTGGAAGAACGTCGCGCCGCCGAAAACGCAGCGCGTCAGAAGGCTGAACAGGAAGCTGCCCGTCAGCGCGCCGAAGAAGAAGCGCGTCGTCCGGCTGCACCTGCTGCCGCCCCGGCCGCTGCCGAGCCTGCGCCTGCCGCACCAGCCAACGTCGACCTGGGTGCACCCGCACCTGCGCCGGCGGCTGACCGCAAGAAAGACGAGCCGCGTCGCCCGGACAAACCGCGCAACGACGACAGCCGTCGCAACGATGGCGAGCGCAAGAACGCGCCGCATCGCGCTTCGGTAAAAGAAAAGGAAAAGGCGCCGACCCCACGTGCCGCTCCACGCACCACCGACGAGGAAAGCGATGGCTTCCGTCGTGGCGGTCGTGGCAAGGGCAAGTTGAAGAAGCGTAATGCCCACGGCTTCCAGAACCCTACCGGTCCTGTGATTCGTGACGTGCAGATCGGCGAGACCATCACCGTGGGTGACCTGGCCGCGCAGATGTCGGTGAAAGCCGCCGAAGTCATCAAGTTCATGTTCAAGCTGGGTACCCCGGCGACCATCAACCAGGTACTGGACCAGGAAACTGCCCAGCTGGTTGCTGAAGAACTGGGCCACAAGGTGACCCTGGTCAGCGACACCGCCCTGGAAGATTCCCTGGCCGAGTCGCTGAAGTTCGAAGGCGAGGAGTTCTCCCGTGCGCCAGTCGTGACCGTCATGGGCCACGTTGACCACGGCAAGACCTCGCTGCTGGACTACATCCGTCGTGCCAAGGTAGCTGCAGGCGAAGCCGGCGGCATCACCCAGCACATCGGTGCGTACCACGTGGAAACCGACCGTGGCATGGTGACGTTCCTCGACACCCCTGGCCACGCCGCGTTTACCGCGATGCGTGCCCGTGGTGCCAAGGCGACCGACATCGTGATCCTGGTGGTGGCTGCCGACGACGGCGTGATGCCACAAACCATCGAAGCCGTTCAGCACGCTCAGGCTGCTGGCGTACCGCTGGTTGTCGCGGTGAACAAGATCGACAAGCCGGGTGCAGACCTGGACCGTATTCGCAGTGAGCTGTCGGTACACGGCGTGACCTCGGAAGAGTGGGGTGGCGACACTCCATTCGTACCGGTTTCGGCCAAGCAGGGTACTGGCGTCGACGAGCTGCTGGAAGCTGTCCTGCTGCAAGCCGAGGTTCTGGAACTGAAGGCCACCCCTTCGGCCCCTGGCCGTGGTGTTGTCGTGGAATCGCGTCTGGACAAGGGCCGCGGCCCTGTCGCTACCGTTCTGGTTCAAGACGGTACCCTGCGCCAAGGCGACATGGTACTGGTCGGTTCGAACTATGGCCGCGTGCGTGCCATGCTCGACGAGAACGGCAAGCCGATCAAGGAAGCCGGTCCGGCCATTCCGGTCGAGATCCTGGGCCTGGACGGTACCCCGGACGCTGGCGACGAGATGAGCGTGGTTGCCGACGAGAAGAAAGCCCGTGAAGTGGCTCTGTTCCGTCAAGGCAAGTTCCGCGAAGTCAAGCTGGCCCGTGCTCACGCCGGCAAGCTGGAAAACATCTTCGAAAACATGGGCCAGGAAGAGAAGAAGACGCTCAACATCGTCCTCAAATCCGACGTCCGTGGTTCGCTGGAAGCTTTGCAGGGCGCTCTGAACGGCCTGGGCAACGACGAAGTGCAAGTGCGCGTGGTCGGTGGCGGTGTCGGTGGTATCACCGAGTCCGACGCCAACCTGGCACTGGCCTCCAATGCAGTACTGTTCGGCTTCAACGTGCGTGCCGATGCCGGCGCGCGCAAGATCGTCGAGCAGGAAGGTCTGGATATGCGTTACTACAACGTGATCTACGACATCATTGAAGACGTCAAGAAAGCCCTGACCGGTATGCTGGGCAGCGACGTTCGCGAGAACATCCTGGGCATCGCCGAAGTGCGTGACGTGTTCCGTTCGCCGAAGTTCGGCGCGATCGCAGGCTGCATGGTCGTCGAAGGTACCGTTTACCGGAACCGTCCGATCCGTGTACTGCGCGAAGACATCGTTATCTTCGAAGGCGAGCTGGAATCCCTGCGCCGCTTCAAGGATGACGCGTCCGAAGTACGTGCCGGCATGGAATGCGGTATCGGCGTCAAGAGCTACAACGACGTCAAGGTCGGCGACAAGATCGAAGTCTTCGAGAAGGTCCAAGTGGCTCGTACGCTCTAATATGCGAGCTAGAGGGGTGTGCCGGGTTCGCCTGGCCACTCTAAACGCAACGCCCGGTCCGGCTTTCGCCTGGCCGGGCGTTTGCCGCTTTAGTTACAGGTAAGCATTCATGGCAAAAGAATACAGCCGTACCCAGCGCATCGGCGACCAGATGCAACGCGAGCTGGCGCAACTGATCCGCCGTGAGGTCAAGGACCCACGCGTGGGCCTGGTCACCATCACTGCCGTCGACGTCAGCCGTGACG
It encodes the following:
- the infB gene encoding translation initiation factor IF-2 yields the protein MTQVTVKELAKEVAAPVERLLQQMREAGLPHTDAGQVVTDNEKQALLAHLKSSHKAKAEEPRKITLQRKTTSTLRVAGSKSISVEVRKKKVFVQRSPEEIQAEQKRELEERRAAENAARQKAEQEAARQRAEEEARRPAAPAAAPAAAEPAPAAPANVDLGAPAPAPAADRKKDEPRRPDKPRNDDSRRNDGERKNAPHRASVKEKEKAPTPRAAPRTTDEESDGFRRGGRGKGKLKKRNAHGFQNPTGPVIRDVQIGETITVGDLAAQMSVKAAEVIKFMFKLGTPATINQVLDQETAQLVAEELGHKVTLVSDTALEDSLAESLKFEGEEFSRAPVVTVMGHVDHGKTSLLDYIRRAKVAAGEAGGITQHIGAYHVETDRGMVTFLDTPGHAAFTAMRARGAKATDIVILVVAADDGVMPQTIEAVQHAQAAGVPLVVAVNKIDKPGADLDRIRSELSVHGVTSEEWGGDTPFVPVSAKQGTGVDELLEAVLLQAEVLELKATPSAPGRGVVVESRLDKGRGPVATVLVQDGTLRQGDMVLVGSNYGRVRAMLDENGKPIKEAGPAIPVEILGLDGTPDAGDEMSVVADEKKAREVALFRQGKFREVKLARAHAGKLENIFENMGQEEKKTLNIVLKSDVRGSLEALQGALNGLGNDEVQVRVVGGGVGGITESDANLALASNAVLFGFNVRADAGARKIVEQEGLDMRYYNVIYDIIEDVKKALTGMLGSDVRENILGIAEVRDVFRSPKFGAIAGCMVVEGTVYRNRPIRVLREDIVIFEGELESLRRFKDDASEVRAGMECGIGVKSYNDVKVGDKIEVFEKVQVARTL
- the nusA gene encoding transcription termination factor NusA; the protein is MSKEVLLVVESVSNEKGVPAGVIFEALEIALATATKKRFEDEVDLRVEINRHTGAYETFRRWAVVEDEDLDDPAIELAVDQAQAKKPGAVAGDVIEEKIESIEFGRIAAQTAKQVIVQKVREAERAQVVDAYRERLGEIISGTVKKVTRDNVIVDLGNNAEALLAREDIISRETFRVGVRLRALLKEIRTENRGPQLILSRTAPEMLIELFRIEVPEIAEGLIEVMAASRDPGSRAKIAVRSKDKRIDPQGACIGMRGSRVQAVSGELGGERVDIVLWDDNPAQFVINAMSPAEVAAIIVDEDAHAMDIAVGADNLAQAIGRGGQNVRLASQLTGWTLNVMTESDIQAKQQAETGDILRNFIDELEVDEELAQVLVDEGFTSLEEIAYVPLEEMLNIDGFDEDIVNELRARAKDRLLTKAIATEEKLADAHPAEDLLSLEGMDKDLAMELAVRGVITREDLAEQSIDDLLDIDGIDDDRAGKLIMAARAHWFE